In the genome of Massilia sp. UMI-21, the window CACCCGGCGCGTGTTCTTCACCGCGATCAGCATCTTCACCATTGCCTCGGTCCTGTGTGGCTTCTCGATCAATGCCCAGATGATGACCGCCGCCCGCCTGCTGCAGGGCCTGGGCGGGGCGATGATGATGCCGGTCGGGCGCCTTGCCATCGTACGCACTTTCCCCAAGAACGAACTGCTGGGTGCGATGAACTTCGTCATCATTCCGGCCCTGATCGGCCCGCTGCTGGGGCCGACGGTCGGCGGGCTGATCGTGCACTGGACGACCTGGCGCATGATCTTCTTCGTCAACGTGCCGGTGGGACTGGCCGCGCTCTACCTGGTCTGGAAGCACATGCCCGACTACCAGGGACACGAAAAACGCCCACTCGACGTCATCGGCCTGCTCCTGTTCAGCAGTGGCACCGCGATCCTGTCCTGGCTGCTGGAAGTGTTCGGCGAGCACACGCTTGGGGCGATAACAGGCGGACTGATGCTGGCGCTGTCGCTCTGCCTGCTGGGCACCTATAGCTGGCACGCCCTGCGCACCCGCTACCCCTTACTGCGGCTGAGCCTGTTCAAGGTGCGTACCTTCCGCATTTCTGTGGCGGGTGGCTTCGTGACCCGGCTGGGCGTGGGCGGCCTGCCCTTCCTGTTGCCATTGTTGTACCAGCTCGGCCTGGGCCTGCCGGCCTGGCAGTCGGGCCTCTTGATGATGCCCGCCGCGCTGGCCGCCATGGGCATGAAGTTATTTGCGCCGAGGCTGCTGGCGCGCTTCGGCTACCGCAACATCCTGACCGTGAATACCATGTGCATCGGGCTGACGATCGCCATGTTCACCCTGGTCGGACCGGGCACGTCTTTCTACCTCATCGTCGCGATCAGCCTCGCGCAGGGCTTTTTCAACTCAC includes:
- a CDS encoding DHA2 family efflux MFS transporter permease subunit, whose translation is MEQLDATIVNTAIPSIAASLQVTPLSLKSVVTSYILGLAVGIPLSGWMADRFGTRRVFFTAISIFTIASVLCGFSINAQMMTAARLLQGLGGAMMMPVGRLAIVRTFPKNELLGAMNFVIIPALIGPLLGPTVGGLIVHWTTWRMIFFVNVPVGLAALYLVWKHMPDYQGHEKRPLDVIGLLLFSSGTAILSWLLEVFGEHTLGAITGGLMLALSLCLLGTYSWHALRTRYPLLRLSLFKVRTFRISVAGGFVTRLGVGGLPFLLPLLYQLGLGLPAWQSGLLMMPAALAAMGMKLFAPRLLARFGYRNILTVNTMCIGLTIAMFTLVGPGTSFYLIVAISLAQGFFNSLQFSSMNTLAYADIEPQDSSMASTMSSSFQQLSMSFGLAAGSIVTAWFLGPVAQDNRAMVAQALHHGFATLAAMTLLSSAVFWRLRRNDGDSISRGEVKAKEAEPVETGQGR